One genomic region from Rubinisphaera margarita encodes:
- a CDS encoding quinol:electron acceptor oxidoreductase subunit ActD, with product MSTDVEHQTAAEPQASPEPTLAGYVAQFDDVPSLMHAAEKTRDAGFKSFDCYTPFPVHGIDDAMGVKPTRLPFIVLGCAAVGATTALALQFLTNAWDYKYIISNKPFFSIPADMPVTFELTVLFSAFGALIGMLALNNLPRLYNRIFLVDPFQKVTTNGFFLGIESEDPKFHEADTKSFLTSLNPVSVTPCMEPHENAALPKLLAPLAVFLLVIGLIPLVLIARMRAMPSDVPRIEILTDMDFQPKAKTQKASPVFADGRTMRPVIAGTLARGDFYEDVAYSEGLQPEQAENVDRSMLLPNAKNPDGTTFNLTTVPWVTELPVEPTEDLMARGQARYNIYCAVCHGMTGKGDGLVSRRAMELQAGSPGIGTWIKPITLYDEPIRNQDVGQLFNTITHGVRKMPGYASQIPIQDRWAIVLYVRALQRAGSATIDQLPAEEQQRLQAEAN from the coding sequence ATGTCAACAGACGTTGAACATCAAACCGCAGCCGAACCTCAGGCTTCGCCCGAGCCGACGCTCGCAGGCTACGTGGCTCAGTTCGACGATGTTCCTTCGCTGATGCACGCCGCCGAAAAGACGCGCGACGCCGGCTTCAAGAGCTTCGACTGCTACACACCGTTTCCGGTGCACGGCATCGATGACGCCATGGGCGTGAAGCCGACGCGGCTGCCGTTTATCGTGCTCGGCTGTGCCGCCGTGGGAGCCACCACCGCTCTGGCGCTGCAGTTCCTCACGAACGCCTGGGACTACAAGTACATCATCAGTAACAAGCCGTTCTTCAGCATTCCTGCTGATATGCCGGTGACATTCGAACTGACCGTGCTCTTCTCGGCTTTCGGTGCCTTGATCGGCATGCTGGCGTTGAACAATCTGCCGCGGCTTTACAACCGCATCTTCCTGGTCGATCCGTTCCAGAAGGTGACCACGAACGGTTTCTTCCTGGGCATCGAATCGGAAGATCCGAAGTTCCACGAAGCCGACACGAAATCGTTTCTGACCTCGCTGAATCCCGTGTCTGTCACCCCGTGTATGGAACCGCACGAGAATGCCGCGCTGCCGAAGCTGCTGGCTCCTCTGGCCGTGTTCCTGCTCGTGATCGGACTGATTCCGCTGGTGTTGATCGCCCGCATGCGAGCCATGCCTTCGGATGTGCCCCGCATCGAGATTCTGACCGACATGGACTTCCAGCCGAAGGCCAAGACACAGAAGGCCTCGCCGGTCTTCGCCGACGGCCGCACCATGCGACCGGTGATCGCCGGCACGCTGGCTCGGGGTGACTTCTATGAAGACGTCGCTTATTCCGAAGGCCTTCAGCCGGAACAGGCCGAGAACGTCGATCGCAGCATGCTGCTTCCGAACGCCAAGAATCCGGATGGAACGACGTTCAATCTGACGACCGTTCCCTGGGTGACCGAACTTCCCGTGGAGCCGACGGAAGATCTGATGGCTCGCGGCCAGGCCCGTTACAACATCTACTGTGCGGTCTGTCACGGCATGACTGGCAAGGGAGACGGACTGGTTTCCCGCCGGGCGATGGAGCTGCAGGCCGGTTCGCCGGGCATCGGCACCTGGATCAAACCGATCACTCTATACGACGAGCCGATCCGGAATCAGGACGTCGGCCAACTATTCAACACCATCACCCACGGTGTCCGCAAGATGCCGGGTTATGCCTCACAGATTCCGATTCAGGACCGCTGGGCGATCGTGCTGTATGTCCGGGCTCTCCAGCGAGCCGGTTCGGCAACGATTGATCAACTGCCTGCTGAAGAGCAGCAGCGACTCCAGGCGGAAGCCAACTGA
- the nrfD gene encoding NrfD/PsrC family molybdoenzyme membrane anchor subunit, with protein sequence MASISLGSYDNTKEIPGQRAPLVTGDNNYQTVTDQVCVLAEKPKVPPMYFVALGISIVWLIILKMCIVHLLLNGVGVWGNMSPVFWGWPIVNFVFWVGIGHAGTLISAILFLFRQNWRTGINRAAEAMTIFAVICAGLFPGIHIGRVWFAYFLFPLPNTMLLWPQFRSPLLWDVFAVSTYATVSLLFWYMGMIPDLATFRDRATSRVRQIVYGVLSLGWTGSARAWSRYEKAYLLLAALATPLVLSVHTIVSFDFAVSQLPGWHTTIFPPYFVAGAIFSGFAMVVTLLVPARKLCGLEDIITPRHLENMCKIILATGTIVGYAYAMEFFIAWYGGNPYEQFAFVNRAFGPYWWAYWTMVSCNVISPQFFWIKWCRTNPIFMVIICIFVNIGMWFERFVITVTSLSRDFLPSSWGYFTPTPIDVLMLIGSFGLFSTLFLLFCRFLPVVAMAEVKSIMPDAQHRDPDPKTAEI encoded by the coding sequence ATGGCTTCGATTTCCCTCGGTTCTTACGACAATACAAAGGAAATCCCGGGACAGCGGGCTCCGCTTGTCACCGGCGATAACAACTACCAGACGGTGACCGACCAGGTTTGCGTACTGGCCGAGAAGCCGAAGGTCCCGCCGATGTATTTCGTCGCGCTGGGGATTTCGATCGTCTGGTTGATCATCCTCAAGATGTGCATTGTGCATCTGCTGCTGAACGGGGTCGGGGTCTGGGGAAACATGTCTCCAGTCTTCTGGGGCTGGCCGATCGTGAACTTTGTGTTCTGGGTCGGTATCGGTCACGCCGGTACGCTGATTTCCGCGATTCTATTCCTGTTCCGTCAGAACTGGCGAACGGGAATTAACCGGGCGGCTGAGGCCATGACGATCTTTGCCGTCATCTGTGCCGGTCTGTTCCCCGGGATTCACATCGGTCGTGTCTGGTTCGCTTACTTCCTGTTCCCGCTGCCGAACACCATGCTGCTCTGGCCGCAGTTCCGTAGTCCACTGCTGTGGGACGTGTTCGCCGTTTCGACGTACGCGACCGTGTCACTGCTCTTCTGGTACATGGGGATGATTCCCGATCTCGCAACCTTCCGCGATCGGGCCACGAGCCGCGTTCGCCAGATCGTGTACGGCGTGCTCTCCCTCGGCTGGACCGGTTCGGCTCGCGCCTGGAGCCGCTACGAGAAGGCTTACCTGCTGCTGGCCGCCCTGGCGACCCCGCTGGTGCTTTCCGTGCATACCATCGTGTCGTTCGACTTCGCCGTTTCGCAGCTGCCTGGCTGGCACACCACGATCTTCCCGCCGTACTTCGTCGCCGGGGCCATCTTCAGTGGCTTCGCCATGGTGGTCACGCTGCTCGTGCCGGCTCGTAAGCTGTGTGGCCTGGAAGACATCATCACGCCGCGGCACCTGGAGAACATGTGCAAGATCATTCTGGCGACCGGAACGATCGTCGGATACGCCTACGCGATGGAGTTCTTCATCGCCTGGTACGGCGGTAATCCCTACGAACAGTTCGCCTTCGTCAACCGTGCCTTCGGGCCGTACTGGTGGGCTTACTGGACGATGGTTTCCTGCAACGTGATCAGCCCGCAGTTCTTCTGGATCAAATGGTGCCGAACCAATCCGATCTTCATGGTCATCATTTGCATCTTCGTGAACATCGGGATGTGGTTCGAACGATTCGTGATCACGGTGACCTCGCTGAGCCGCGACTTCCTGCCGTCGAGCTGGGGGTACTTCACTCCGACACCGATCGACGTCCTGATGCTCATCGGGAGCTTCGGTCTGTTTTCCACACTGTTCCTGCTGTTCTGCCGGTTCCTGCCGGTGGTCGCCATGGCCGAAGTGAAGAGCATTATGCCGGACGCCCAGCATCGTGATCCGGACCCGAAGACGGCCGAGATCTAA